One genomic segment of Salinigranum rubrum includes these proteins:
- a CDS encoding M14 family metallopeptidase, giving the protein MRIYELGEGTPEIAVVGGIHGDEPCGPVAIERLVAESPPVRRPVKLVVANEEALDAGVRYLDEDLNRAFPGDPDADSHERRLAGHLARELRGCTTLSLHSTQSFAEPFALVDRVDAVTRAICPRLPIDVVVETDRFTGGRLIEHAHTVEVECGLQGTDEAAENAYALVRAFLDATDVLDADDERFPSASRATAHEDGEVTVYRLLDQIPKTPDGNHEVFAANFEAVEEGESFAATDGSSLVADRHFYPVLLSPYGYEDIFGYVAERVGALS; this is encoded by the coding sequence ATGCGAATCTACGAACTCGGGGAGGGGACACCCGAGATCGCGGTCGTCGGCGGCATTCACGGCGACGAACCCTGCGGCCCGGTGGCTATCGAGCGACTCGTCGCCGAGTCCCCGCCGGTCCGCCGTCCGGTGAAACTCGTCGTCGCCAACGAGGAGGCGCTCGACGCGGGCGTCCGGTATCTCGACGAGGACCTCAACCGGGCGTTCCCGGGCGACCCTGACGCGGACTCCCACGAGCGCCGGCTCGCCGGACATCTCGCTCGCGAACTCCGCGGCTGTACGACGCTCTCGCTGCACTCGACGCAGTCGTTCGCCGAGCCGTTCGCCCTCGTCGACCGCGTCGACGCCGTCACCCGCGCCATCTGTCCGCGGCTCCCCATCGACGTCGTCGTCGAGACCGACCGGTTCACCGGCGGTCGCCTCATCGAGCACGCCCACACCGTCGAGGTCGAGTGCGGTCTGCAGGGGACGGACGAGGCCGCCGAGAACGCCTACGCGCTCGTCCGCGCGTTCCTCGACGCGACGGACGTCCTCGACGCGGACGACGAACGGTTCCCGAGCGCGTCCCGCGCGACCGCCCACGAGGACGGGGAGGTGACGGTCTACCGCCTCCTCGACCAGATCCCGAAGACGCCCGACGGCAACCACGAGGTGTTCGCCGCGAACTTCGAGGCGGTCGAGGAGGGCGAGTCGTTCGCCGCGACCGACGGCTCCTCGCTGGTGGCCGACCGCCACTTCTACCCCGTCTTGCTCTCGCCGTACGGCTACGAGGACATCTTCGGCTACGTCGCCGAGCGCGTCGGCGCGCTCTCGTAA
- a CDS encoding UPF0179 family protein, protein MSQVTLVGSRLAREGQEFVYEGESTACEGCPYRQQCLNLSEDTRYRVVDVRENAQTLDCAVHDVGVRAVEVEPASITVNVASKGAYAGSKAKLPGPCPHTECPSHPYCVPDGAEFDTEYRIQTVHGDPPHDFCLLDRSLTLVEIEPPEE, encoded by the coding sequence ATGTCACAGGTCACGCTCGTCGGCTCCCGGCTCGCGAGGGAGGGCCAGGAGTTCGTCTACGAGGGGGAATCGACCGCGTGCGAGGGCTGCCCCTACCGGCAGCAGTGTCTCAACCTCTCCGAGGACACGCGGTATCGCGTCGTCGACGTCCGCGAGAACGCACAGACGCTCGACTGCGCCGTCCACGACGTCGGCGTCCGCGCGGTCGAGGTCGAACCCGCGTCGATCACGGTGAACGTCGCCTCCAAGGGCGCGTACGCCGGGAGCAAGGCGAAGCTCCCCGGGCCGTGCCCGCACACGGAGTGCCCCAGTCACCCCTACTGCGTCCCCGACGGCGCGGAGTTCGACACGGAGTACCGCATCCAGACGGTCCACGGCGACCCGCCGCACGACTTCTGCCTTCTCGACCGCTCTCTCACCCTCGTCGAAATCGAGCCGCCGGAGGAGTGA
- a CDS encoding cupin domain-containing protein, whose translation MTEPPSPDDPCVIDCPPSGKRVRVLESATDTDGRRFRFDMWLLADSHGPMLHVHPEQDEDLEVVSGRLGVVVDGDRRVLSVGESVTIPKGTPHRFWNAGPDALHVVGEVRPALRTEEFMRVTYGLARDGYSTPSGMPLNPFRLAPLIGRYDDMLYLARVPVWVQKRGVALLSPVGRLLGYDSVYLEYLRR comes from the coding sequence GTGACCGAACCACCCAGCCCTGACGACCCGTGCGTCATCGACTGTCCGCCGAGCGGCAAGCGGGTTCGGGTACTGGAGTCGGCCACAGACACCGACGGCCGGCGCTTTCGCTTCGACATGTGGCTCCTGGCGGATTCGCACGGCCCGATGCTCCACGTCCACCCCGAACAGGACGAGGACCTCGAAGTCGTCTCGGGACGCCTCGGCGTCGTCGTCGACGGCGACCGACGCGTGCTCTCGGTCGGTGAGTCGGTGACGATTCCGAAGGGCACCCCGCACCGCTTCTGGAACGCCGGTCCCGACGCGCTTCACGTCGTCGGCGAGGTCAGACCCGCGCTCCGCACCGAGGAGTTCATGCGCGTCACGTACGGACTCGCCCGCGACGGCTACTCGACGCCGTCGGGGATGCCGCTGAACCCGTTTCGACTCGCGCCGCTCATCGGGCGGTACGACGACATGCTCTACCTCGCTCGCGTCCCGGTGTGGGTACAGAAACGGGGGGTCGCGCTGCTCTCGCCGGTCGGACGACTCCTCGGATACGACTCGGTGTACCTCGAGTACCTGCGTCGCTGA